From Microbacterium sp. LWH11-1.2, one genomic window encodes:
- a CDS encoding ABC transporter ATP-binding protein, with amino-acid sequence MTSSGAILARLLPPLRPEWRRIIGSYLIATTSLCALAAIGVLTALGVGGAVVHGEWPPTVWWIALGALVLLRTFLTWREMDVSHALAYRVLARLRMALFDAYSRSVPGRRREHSGRAASVAMTDIEKLEFFYAHTVAQIGAALTLFVGAVVCAFLVLPVAGFVMLGGAIAVTLTAWAGAGPARRIGAREQREREEQSERLVDALGALREVLAYGLQSRVVREAVAGTRRSSLIARRREGIAHLVDGTRELILTAVVIGVIAASLLGGEIGGAQAASLPAAIALAVAGVAAVADAAHTVSELHPLIASADRVVAGLHRPPVVAPVDRPLPLPTGPLGVRFENVVFSYDDRTEVLRGWSIDVDPGEHIGLAGPSGAGKSTVIALAARLWDPSAGAVALVDAEGVAYPLDRIRDDDLRRTVAVVEQDARLFHGTVRDNLVRGAGTRTDAELRDALTRVGAEGWITLDDDLGEHGVRLSGGQRARLALGRALCREPRVLIVDEITASLDAESERIISDVLERFQGTVIAASHRRETLSRFGRVVGVEREEVATTAGPPRSR; translated from the coding sequence ATGACTTCGTCCGGAGCCATCCTCGCCCGGTTGCTTCCTCCGCTGCGACCCGAATGGCGGCGCATCATCGGCAGCTACCTCATCGCCACCACGAGCCTGTGCGCTCTCGCCGCCATCGGTGTGCTCACCGCGCTCGGCGTCGGCGGGGCCGTCGTGCACGGCGAGTGGCCGCCGACCGTCTGGTGGATCGCCCTCGGAGCGCTCGTGCTGCTGCGGACGTTCCTCACCTGGCGCGAGATGGACGTGTCGCACGCCCTCGCCTATCGCGTGCTCGCCCGACTGCGGATGGCGCTCTTCGATGCGTACTCGCGCAGCGTTCCCGGGCGCCGTCGCGAGCATTCCGGGCGTGCGGCATCCGTCGCGATGACCGACATCGAGAAGCTGGAGTTCTTCTACGCGCACACCGTGGCGCAGATCGGCGCTGCGCTCACGCTGTTCGTCGGAGCCGTGGTCTGCGCGTTCCTCGTCTTGCCCGTGGCCGGGTTCGTGATGCTCGGGGGCGCGATCGCGGTCACGCTCACCGCCTGGGCAGGAGCGGGACCGGCACGGCGCATCGGTGCGCGCGAGCAGCGGGAGCGCGAAGAGCAGTCCGAACGGCTGGTCGACGCGCTCGGGGCGCTGCGCGAGGTCCTCGCCTACGGGCTGCAGAGCCGGGTCGTGCGCGAGGCGGTCGCCGGGACCCGGCGCTCTTCGCTCATCGCCCGCCGCCGGGAAGGGATCGCCCATCTCGTCGACGGGACGCGCGAGCTGATCCTCACCGCCGTCGTGATCGGGGTGATCGCCGCTTCGCTCCTCGGCGGCGAGATCGGCGGCGCCCAGGCGGCATCGCTGCCCGCCGCGATCGCACTCGCCGTCGCGGGAGTCGCCGCCGTGGCGGACGCCGCGCACACGGTATCGGAGCTGCACCCCCTGATCGCCAGCGCGGATCGCGTGGTCGCGGGGCTGCACCGTCCACCGGTCGTCGCGCCGGTCGATCGTCCGCTTCCGCTGCCGACCGGTCCGCTCGGGGTGCGTTTCGAGAACGTCGTGTTCTCCTACGACGACCGGACGGAGGTGCTGCGCGGCTGGTCGATCGACGTCGATCCTGGCGAGCACATCGGACTGGCAGGGCCGTCCGGAGCGGGCAAGAGCACGGTCATCGCACTCGCCGCCCGGCTGTGGGACCCCTCGGCGGGGGCGGTGGCTCTCGTCGACGCCGAGGGCGTCGCCTACCCCCTCGACCGCATCCGCGATGACGACCTTCGCCGGACCGTGGCAGTGGTGGAGCAGGATGCCCGGCTCTTCCACGGCACCGTGCGGGACAACCTCGTGCGGGGTGCCGGAACCCGCACCGACGCGGAGCTCCGCGACGCGCTCACACGGGTCGGCGCCGAGGGCTGGATCACCCTGGACGACGATCTCGGGGAGCACGGGGTGCGCCTCTCCGGCGGCCAGCGCGCACGGCTGGCCCTGGGGCGGGCGCTGTGTCGCGAGCCGCGGGTGCTCATCGTCGACGAGATCACCGCGAGCCTGGATGCCGAGTCGGAGCGCATCATCTCCGACGTGCTCGAACGGTTCCAGGGAACGGTCATCGCCGCCTCGCATCGGCGAGAGACGCTGTCGCGATTCGGCCGGGTCGTCGGTGTGGAGAGGGAGGAGGTCGCGACTACAGCCGGTCCACCCCGGTCACGGTGA
- a CDS encoding ATP-binding cassette domain-containing protein: protein MMIVPELWREARRHPWLLALSILLLLLVFATHLLQAFALAWSLAAFVRADKAGAVAGIGAILAIGLTRVLLTLVQGDAAARLGGQVREDLRGAALTAALVPERLHDARLRDGSTQLVLGDGIDGTDAYVSKYVPAVAQLVIGSAIAVWLLAVLSPLIALCVAAGILLAVLGPLAWKRMLARRGFTHWDSYETLSGDLLESLRGMSTLRALGDVPATRSRLQARSEALRMATERVMRSSLAETAIADFAVQAGVVIAAGLAVVSVMTGQPPVVEVYALLLLSSEAFRPVRELSRHWHAGFLGLTAVPGLAALGAFRRSAPAAADLGTLSATDGDVLRISSLSYRYPGADDDVLRGVDLHVERGEVLAIAGPSGAGKSTLFDLILGFLPPTGGTVELDGRPLRPSDVAVVSQRPVLFAGTIRENVDLFDAGQEAMEDACAAAGVLDEIRAIPGGFDAMVAEAGTSLSGGQRQRLALARALLAGRPVLLVDEPTSALDDRSALTVAETLERVAAERIVLMISHRPEALARVADVRVLRDGVLVKEAA, encoded by the coding sequence ATGATGATCGTCCCCGAGCTGTGGCGCGAAGCGCGACGGCATCCCTGGCTCCTGGCCCTGAGCATCCTCCTTCTTCTTCTCGTGTTCGCGACGCACCTGCTTCAGGCATTCGCTCTCGCCTGGTCGCTCGCCGCCTTCGTGCGCGCCGACAAGGCGGGCGCAGTGGCCGGTATCGGCGCGATCCTCGCGATCGGGCTGACGCGGGTGCTCCTGACGCTGGTGCAGGGTGATGCCGCCGCACGCCTCGGGGGGCAGGTTCGCGAAGACCTGAGGGGTGCGGCCCTCACCGCGGCACTCGTGCCCGAACGGCTGCACGACGCCCGCCTCCGCGATGGCTCGACCCAGCTCGTGCTCGGCGACGGCATCGACGGCACCGACGCCTACGTGTCGAAGTACGTTCCCGCGGTGGCGCAGCTCGTCATCGGGAGCGCGATCGCGGTGTGGCTCCTCGCGGTGCTGTCTCCCCTGATTGCGCTGTGCGTCGCGGCGGGGATCCTGCTCGCGGTGCTGGGTCCGCTGGCCTGGAAGCGGATGCTCGCTCGGCGCGGGTTCACGCATTGGGACAGCTATGAGACCCTCAGCGGCGACCTGCTCGAGTCGCTCCGCGGGATGTCGACGCTGCGTGCGCTGGGCGATGTCCCCGCGACGCGTTCGCGCCTGCAGGCGCGGTCAGAGGCCCTGCGCATGGCCACCGAACGCGTGATGCGGTCGTCGCTCGCGGAGACGGCGATCGCCGACTTCGCCGTCCAGGCGGGGGTCGTGATCGCGGCCGGACTCGCGGTCGTCTCCGTCATGACCGGGCAGCCGCCGGTCGTCGAGGTCTACGCGCTGCTCCTGCTCTCCTCGGAGGCGTTCCGGCCGGTCCGCGAGCTCTCGCGTCACTGGCATGCCGGATTCCTCGGGCTCACGGCCGTTCCCGGTTTGGCGGCACTCGGCGCGTTCCGTCGGTCCGCCCCGGCCGCGGCGGACCTCGGCACGCTGTCGGCGACCGATGGCGACGTGCTCCGCATCTCGAGCCTGTCGTATCGCTACCCGGGCGCCGATGACGACGTCCTGCGCGGTGTCGACCTCCACGTCGAGCGCGGCGAGGTGCTCGCGATCGCCGGGCCGTCGGGCGCGGGAAAATCGACGCTCTTCGACCTGATCCTCGGCTTCCTCCCGCCGACAGGGGGGACGGTGGAGCTCGATGGGCGCCCCCTCCGCCCGAGCGATGTCGCCGTCGTCTCCCAGCGCCCCGTCCTGTTCGCCGGCACCATCAGGGAGAACGTCGATCTGTTCGATGCCGGGCAGGAGGCGATGGAGGATGCGTGCGCCGCGGCTGGCGTGCTCGACGAGATCCGGGCGATCCCCGGAGGCTTCGACGCGATGGTGGCGGAGGCGGGGACGAGTCTCTCCGGCGGGCAACGGCAGCGCCTCGCCCTCGCCAGAGCGCTGCTCGCCGGCCGTCCCGTGCTGCTCGTCGACGAGCCGACCAGCGCCCTCGACGACCGCAGTGCGCTGACCGTCGCCGAGACGCTCGAACGCGTCGCCGCCGAGAGGATCGTGCTCATGATCAGCCACCGCCCCGAAGCTCTCGCGAGAGTCGCCGATGTGCGGGTGCTGCGCGACGGAGTGCTCGTGAAGGAGGCCGCATGA
- a CDS encoding iron ABC transporter permease: MSRSIEALRGRPSHSNRFVRPRTSRHSRSRRMLPVGPTVTAIAVIAVLVLVVSASTGPVGVSPIDAARIVIGHLLPGMPWMSDGTLTPLQDQAVWQFRVPRSLLAALSGAGLALAGAMMQAVVRNPLAEPYILGVSSGASVGAALVIVSGGATFLGLTMSGAAFIGAMVACLLVAMLARIRGELSPTRMILAGVALGALLSAVTSYLTLTTDAQNVVSVMFFLLGSVSAADMSSLLIPAVALAIACTAVFGLSRSMNALLSGDESAMAVGVRTSRLRGLLLVLASLLTGAIVAVSGGIGFVGLVVPHIARLLVGSDHRRMLPVTVLGGALFLMIADLLARTVAMPTEIPLGILTAFVGAPFFLWLMRSGGERAGFDR, from the coding sequence GTGAGCCGATCGATCGAAGCCCTGCGCGGACGACCCTCACACAGCAACCGGTTCGTCCGCCCTCGCACCAGCCGCCACAGCCGCTCCCGACGGATGCTGCCCGTCGGCCCGACGGTGACGGCGATCGCCGTGATCGCGGTTCTCGTGCTCGTGGTCTCCGCCTCCACCGGACCCGTCGGAGTCTCACCCATCGACGCCGCGAGGATCGTGATCGGCCACCTCCTCCCCGGCATGCCCTGGATGTCCGACGGCACGCTCACCCCGCTGCAGGACCAGGCGGTGTGGCAGTTCCGGGTGCCGAGGTCGCTCCTCGCCGCACTCTCCGGCGCGGGACTCGCCCTCGCCGGCGCGATGATGCAGGCCGTCGTGCGCAATCCGCTCGCCGAGCCGTACATCCTCGGCGTCTCCTCGGGCGCCAGCGTCGGCGCCGCGCTCGTGATCGTCTCCGGCGGCGCCACATTCCTCGGTCTCACGATGAGCGGCGCGGCGTTCATCGGCGCAATGGTCGCCTGTCTCCTCGTCGCGATGCTCGCGCGCATCCGCGGAGAGCTCTCGCCGACCAGGATGATCCTCGCCGGGGTCGCGCTGGGCGCTCTGCTGAGCGCCGTGACCAGCTATCTCACCCTCACCACGGATGCCCAGAACGTCGTCAGTGTGATGTTCTTCCTGCTCGGCAGCGTGTCGGCGGCCGACATGTCGTCGCTGCTCATCCCCGCAGTGGCGCTCGCGATCGCGTGCACAGCGGTCTTCGGGCTCTCGCGGTCGATGAACGCGCTGCTCTCGGGCGACGAGTCGGCCATGGCCGTCGGCGTGCGCACGAGCCGGCTGCGCGGTCTGCTCCTCGTGCTCGCCTCTCTCCTGACCGGCGCGATCGTCGCGGTGAGCGGAGGCATCGGCTTCGTCGGCCTCGTCGTCCCGCACATCGCCCGGCTCCTCGTCGGCTCGGATCATCGGCGGATGCTGCCGGTGACGGTCCTCGGCGGAGCACTGTTCCTCATGATCGCCGACCTGCTCGCCCGCACGGTCGCGATGCCGACCGAGATCCCCCTCGGCATCCTCACCGCGTTCGTCGGCGCACCCTTCTTCCTCTGGCTGATGCGCAGCGGTGGCGAGCGCGCGGGGTTCGACCGATGA
- a CDS encoding ABC transporter ATP-binding protein, whose amino-acid sequence MSVQFDGVSVVRGGRTVLHGIDLQVASGRIVGLLGPNGSGKSTLLRTLFTGQRPHRGRVLIDGSDASLLTPRALARTVSVMLQDAPSKFDLTVRETVLVGRTPHRPPFSRDTREDRRIVDEALRTADVHDLGDRLVRRLSGGQRQRVMLARALAQDGRILVLDEPTNHLDIAHQLDLMRVVSGLGTTVIAALHDLNIAATFCDDVAVLDEGRLVAFGPPDVVLTPALVDEVFAVTARIAIEVDTGARAMTFHPRRRSDHRGTDIPNHPTNRGEEE is encoded by the coding sequence ATGAGCGTGCAGTTCGACGGCGTGAGCGTCGTGCGCGGCGGTCGCACCGTGCTGCACGGAATCGACCTCCAGGTAGCCTCCGGGCGCATCGTCGGACTCCTCGGGCCGAACGGCAGCGGGAAGTCGACCCTCCTGCGCACGCTGTTCACGGGTCAGCGCCCGCACCGCGGGCGCGTCCTGATCGACGGGTCGGATGCCTCGCTGCTGACACCGCGCGCGCTCGCCCGCACCGTGTCGGTGATGCTGCAGGACGCACCCTCGAAGTTCGATCTGACCGTGCGGGAGACGGTCCTCGTCGGCCGCACGCCGCACCGTCCGCCGTTCAGCAGGGACACCAGGGAGGATCGGCGCATCGTCGACGAGGCGCTGCGGACCGCCGACGTGCACGACCTCGGCGACCGCCTGGTGCGACGGCTCTCGGGCGGTCAGCGTCAGCGGGTGATGCTCGCGCGTGCTCTCGCGCAGGACGGGAGGATCCTCGTCCTCGACGAGCCGACGAACCACCTCGACATCGCCCACCAGCTCGACCTGATGCGCGTCGTGAGCGGACTCGGGACGACCGTGATCGCCGCCCTCCACGACCTCAACATCGCCGCGACGTTCTGCGACGACGTCGCCGTGCTCGACGAGGGCAGGCTCGTGGCCTTCGGCCCGCCCGACGTCGTGCTCACACCGGCGCTGGTCGACGAGGTCTTCGCCGTCACCGCACGCATCGCGATCGAGGTCGACACCGGCGCGAGGGCGATGACGTTCCACCCCCGTCGGCGCTCCGACCACCGAGGCACCGATATCCCGAACCACCCGACCAACCGAGGAGAAGAAGAATGA
- a CDS encoding ABC transporter substrate-binding protein translates to MTPRTRTTRVLAAVTVGMGALALSACGSGVTTATGPASSEQAITIENCGRTIEIPATPTAVVGMHPSQTELLLRLGLADSLVGQAQATAQELPADIAELADDVPVVGGDTPPSREELLAVEPDFVYSPTTYEFTAEQGFASIEQLDEAGVAAYTATGGCFDRRMEGTVTDLFTDLENLGAIFQVSDEADALIESAEAELDSVAAAIEGRDRPRVAQVFVEGTTLTAIGAGIEFDILQRAGADNVFSPEDPMFADFFAAEITPESLAAEAPDVLVFAVSDPAHEAAVRDHLAKTFPEMPAVRDDRLIAVSSTDMFPGTLGNVSVVRQIAEALYPDAVFD, encoded by the coding sequence ATGACACCCCGCACCCGAACCACCCGCGTGCTCGCCGCCGTCACCGTCGGAATGGGCGCGCTCGCCCTCTCGGCCTGCGGAAGCGGCGTCACCACCGCCACAGGACCCGCCTCGTCCGAGCAGGCGATCACGATCGAGAACTGCGGTCGCACGATCGAGATCCCGGCCACCCCGACCGCCGTCGTCGGAATGCACCCGTCGCAGACCGAGCTGCTGCTGCGCCTGGGCCTCGCCGACTCGCTCGTCGGCCAGGCCCAGGCCACGGCGCAGGAGCTCCCTGCCGACATCGCGGAGCTCGCGGACGATGTGCCCGTGGTCGGCGGGGACACCCCTCCGAGCCGGGAGGAGCTCCTCGCCGTCGAGCCCGACTTCGTGTACTCGCCCACCACGTACGAGTTCACCGCCGAGCAGGGCTTCGCGAGCATCGAGCAGTTGGACGAAGCCGGAGTCGCCGCCTACACGGCCACCGGAGGATGCTTCGACCGCCGCATGGAGGGCACCGTCACGGACCTCTTCACCGATCTGGAGAATCTCGGCGCGATCTTCCAGGTCTCGGACGAGGCGGACGCCCTCATCGAGTCCGCGGAGGCCGAGCTCGACTCCGTCGCCGCCGCGATCGAGGGTCGGGATCGGCCGCGCGTCGCGCAGGTCTTCGTCGAAGGCACGACGCTGACGGCCATCGGTGCGGGCATCGAGTTCGACATCCTGCAGCGCGCCGGCGCGGACAACGTGTTCAGCCCGGAGGACCCGATGTTCGCGGACTTCTTCGCCGCCGAGATCACCCCGGAGTCCCTCGCAGCAGAGGCCCCCGACGTGCTCGTCTTCGCGGTGTCCGACCCGGCGCACGAGGCGGCGGTCCGCGATCACCTGGCGAAGACCTTCCCGGAGATGCCGGCGGTGCGCGACGACCGCCTCATCGCCGTGTCCTCCACCGACATGTTCCCCGGCACCCTCGGCAACGTCTCCGTGGTCCGTCAGATCGCCGAGGCGCTCTACCCCGACGCCGTGTTCGACTGA
- a CDS encoding amidohydrolase family protein: protein MTDAPALTLQNVRPYDGGEPIDLVVRDGVIARITPAGTTDAEGETVDGAGRWVGPGLWDAHVHFTQHVIRRSRIDLTETRSAADVLDAVRGARADGAPLSDGMLMGYGFRDGLWPVPASLDALDAAVSDVPVVLVSGDLHCGWMNRAAAARFGLALDETGLLREGPWIDLLHSFDQAGDLPLSAYRAAADAAAARGVVGVVDYENADNVTDWRDRTAQGVDALRVDIAVWADRLEGVIAGGLRTGDIVDTAGLVRFGRLKVIVDGSLNTRTAWCWDPYPTMDPAHPHACGLESVPIAELRRLLERARGAGVGAAVHAIGDRANTEVLDTFEALGMKGVIEHAQLVREEDFARFARLGLIASVQPEHAMDDRDVADHHWAGRTGRAFAFGSLHRAGASLRLGSDAPVAPLDPWISLSAATSRSRGDRDAWHPEQRLPLDVALAASVRSSVAVGQPADLVIVDRDPYASDRDGLRDMPVAATLLGGRFTWRAL, encoded by the coding sequence ATGACCGACGCCCCCGCACTCACTCTCCAGAACGTCCGCCCCTACGACGGCGGTGAGCCGATCGACCTCGTCGTGCGCGACGGCGTCATCGCGAGGATCACCCCCGCCGGAACGACGGATGCCGAAGGCGAGACGGTCGACGGCGCAGGCCGCTGGGTCGGGCCGGGGCTGTGGGACGCGCATGTGCACTTCACCCAGCACGTCATCCGGCGCAGCCGCATCGACCTGACCGAGACCCGCAGCGCCGCCGACGTGCTCGACGCCGTACGCGGCGCCCGCGCCGACGGGGCCCCGCTCAGCGACGGGATGCTGATGGGCTACGGCTTCCGCGACGGACTGTGGCCCGTGCCGGCCTCGCTCGACGCGCTCGACGCGGCGGTCTCCGACGTTCCCGTCGTGCTCGTCAGCGGCGATCTGCACTGCGGGTGGATGAACCGCGCGGCCGCAGCCCGCTTCGGCCTGGCCCTCGACGAGACCGGGCTCTTGCGCGAGGGGCCGTGGATCGATCTGCTGCACTCGTTCGATCAGGCCGGTGATCTCCCGCTCTCGGCGTATCGTGCGGCCGCCGACGCCGCGGCCGCGCGCGGCGTGGTCGGCGTGGTCGACTACGAGAACGCCGACAATGTCACGGACTGGCGGGACCGGACCGCTCAGGGCGTCGACGCACTGCGCGTGGACATCGCCGTGTGGGCCGACCGGCTGGAGGGCGTGATCGCGGGCGGGCTGCGCACCGGCGACATCGTCGACACGGCCGGCCTCGTGCGGTTCGGACGCCTCAAGGTGATCGTGGACGGGTCGTTGAACACCCGCACGGCCTGGTGCTGGGATCCGTACCCGACCATGGACCCCGCGCATCCGCACGCGTGCGGTCTGGAGAGCGTGCCGATCGCGGAGCTTCGGCGTCTGCTGGAGCGCGCGCGGGGCGCGGGAGTCGGGGCCGCCGTTCATGCCATCGGTGACCGGGCGAACACCGAGGTGCTCGACACGTTCGAGGCGCTCGGCATGAAGGGTGTGATCGAGCACGCGCAGCTCGTGCGCGAGGAGGACTTCGCGCGGTTCGCGCGGCTGGGGCTGATCGCGAGCGTGCAGCCGGAGCACGCGATGGACGACCGTGACGTCGCCGACCACCACTGGGCGGGGCGCACAGGCCGCGCGTTCGCGTTCGGGTCGCTGCATCGTGCCGGGGCGTCCCTGCGGCTGGGATCGGATGCTCCGGTCGCGCCGCTTGACCCGTGGATCTCGCTCAGCGCGGCGACGTCGCGCAGCCGGGGCGACCGCGACGCCTGGCATCCGGAGCAGCGTCTGCCGCTGGACGTGGCGCTGGCGGCATCCGTCCGCTCGTCGGTCGCCGTCGGACAGCCGGCGGATCTCGTGATCGTCGATCGCGACCCGTACGCGAGCGACCGCGATGGGCTGCGCGACATGCCGGTCGCGGCCACCCTGCTCGGCGGGCGCTTCACCTGGCGTGCGCTCTGA
- a CDS encoding ornithine cyclodeaminase yields the protein MTAFVGVADMVAWIGRHGAERIMAEMADTIEEDFRRWESFHKSPRVADHTPFGVIELMPISDPDLYAFKYVNGHPFNPGRGYQTVTAFGVLADVHNGYPVFLAEMTVLTALRTAATSAMVARTLARSDSQVMAMIGAGSQAEFQALAFRAVLGIRTLRVFDVDEAASAKLVRNLTPHGFEITVCASASEAAAGADVITTCTADKAVAQVLTDADVAPGVHINTIGGDCPGKTELDPRILERGPVFVEYTPQTRVEGEIQNVAPDFPVTEFWRVLTGTAPGRTSREQITIFDSVGFAIEDFSALRHLRASIAGTDLGREIDLVAAPDDPKDLFGFTTVPVPVA from the coding sequence ATGACCGCGTTCGTGGGAGTGGCCGACATGGTGGCCTGGATCGGACGCCACGGCGCCGAGCGGATCATGGCCGAGATGGCCGACACGATCGAGGAGGACTTCCGCCGCTGGGAGTCGTTCCACAAGAGCCCCCGGGTCGCCGACCACACCCCGTTCGGCGTGATCGAGCTGATGCCGATCAGCGATCCCGACCTCTACGCGTTCAAGTACGTCAACGGGCACCCGTTCAATCCGGGGCGCGGCTATCAGACGGTGACCGCGTTCGGCGTGCTCGCCGACGTGCACAACGGGTATCCGGTGTTCCTCGCCGAGATGACCGTGCTCACCGCACTCCGCACCGCCGCGACGTCCGCGATGGTCGCCCGAACCCTGGCCCGCTCCGACTCGCAGGTCATGGCCATGATCGGCGCCGGCAGTCAGGCCGAGTTCCAGGCGCTCGCGTTCCGGGCCGTCCTCGGCATCCGCACGCTCCGCGTCTTCGACGTCGACGAGGCGGCCTCCGCCAAGCTCGTGCGGAATCTCACCCCGCACGGCTTCGAGATCACGGTCTGCGCATCGGCCTCCGAGGCGGCTGCGGGTGCCGACGTCATCACGACCTGCACGGCGGACAAAGCGGTCGCACAGGTGCTGACGGATGCCGACGTCGCACCCGGCGTGCACATCAACACGATCGGCGGCGACTGCCCGGGCAAGACCGAGCTCGACCCGCGGATCCTGGAGCGCGGACCGGTCTTCGTGGAATACACCCCGCAGACGCGCGTCGAGGGCGAGATCCAGAACGTCGCTCCCGACTTCCCCGTGACCGAGTTCTGGCGCGTGCTCACCGGCACAGCGCCGGGCCGCACATCGCGGGAGCAGATCACGATCTTCGACTCCGTCGGGTTCGCGATCGAGGACTTCTCGGCTCTGCGGCACCTGCGCGCGAGCATCGCCGGAACCGACCTGGGTCGCGAGATCGACCTCGTCGCCGCACCGGACGATCCCAAGGATCTGTTCGGCTTCACCACCGTCCCCGTCCCCGTCGCCTGA
- a CDS encoding FMN-binding negative transcriptional regulator, which yields MRHTPDYVLDDVETVRTLVRENPWGTIVSFVPGRGLVASHYPLLLEEDAEGIVLVSHVGRPDERLHELGAHELMVIVYGPQGYVSPGWYGTAPAVPTWNFAVAHLHGTPEILSDDENLRVLDRLVAHFENVLPEPYLMRQTLENAAYAERIVHGTVGFRLRVERFEAKEKMSQDKPAEVVDRVIDALGEPGPYRNPALAARMSRVHGREQGA from the coding sequence ATGCGGCACACGCCCGACTACGTCCTCGATGACGTCGAGACCGTGCGCACGCTCGTGCGGGAGAACCCGTGGGGCACGATCGTCAGCTTCGTGCCCGGCAGGGGTCTCGTCGCCTCGCACTACCCGCTGCTGCTCGAGGAGGATGCCGAGGGCATCGTGCTCGTGAGCCATGTCGGCCGTCCCGACGAGCGCCTGCACGAGCTCGGCGCGCACGAGCTGATGGTGATCGTCTACGGCCCCCAGGGATACGTCTCGCCGGGGTGGTACGGCACCGCGCCCGCCGTGCCGACGTGGAACTTCGCCGTGGCGCACCTGCACGGCACACCCGAGATCCTGTCGGACGACGAGAACCTGCGGGTGCTCGACCGGCTCGTCGCGCACTTCGAGAACGTGCTGCCCGAGCCGTACCTGATGCGGCAGACCCTGGAGAACGCGGCATACGCGGAGCGCATCGTGCACGGCACGGTCGGCTTCCGACTGCGCGTCGAGCGATTCGAGGCGAAAGAGAAGATGAGTCAGGACAAGCCGGCCGAGGTCGTCGACCGCGTGATCGATGCGCTCGGCGAACCGGGCCCCTATCGGAACCCCGCCCTGGCGGCGCGGATGTCGCGCGTGCACGGAAGGGAGCAGGGCGCATGA